In Candidatus Falkowbacteria bacterium, a genomic segment contains:
- a CDS encoding O-antigen ligase family protein, giving the protein MLNRFTTYFLYLILFLLPWQTRWIIHQGMINNGVWEYGTYSLYALDILILIALTIFILSKKELVIYLRKPLYRPLILLFVVFCLIIIPFSLDTFLSFYKFIIWLLGISLLYLVAKLPFRKATLAFVSGAMLSGLLGIWQFLNQSSFATKWLGLASHDANELGTSVIEAVAPDGFVERWLRAYGSLDHPNIFGGVMAITLILASWLWLFRKDAKNKFEGGILIISIAVLTAGTIVSFSRASWIAAGLGLVVTLIYYFLNKNKHWVDLFAWLAAIGIVLFLITTQYSYLLTPRISGDTRLEQISIAERLDGVDSSKTLFFKKPMVGFGISTYTLALKEINPKKLSWFYQPVHNSLALLLVEIGAIGVLLLLLSIISFLIYVFKQSASKHRWLIIALSIALLVIAVFEHWLFSLHFGIVFSATVLGLIASGQKSKALTE; this is encoded by the coding sequence ATGTTGAATCGTTTTACTACCTATTTTTTATATCTAATTTTATTTCTGCTCCCCTGGCAAACCCGCTGGATTATTCACCAAGGAATGATTAATAATGGTGTCTGGGAATATGGTACATATAGTCTGTATGCTCTAGACATATTAATTCTCATTGCCCTGACTATCTTTATTCTTTCAAAAAAAGAACTTGTTATATATCTCAGAAAACCATTATACCGCCCACTGATTTTACTCTTTGTAGTTTTCTGTCTGATCATTATCCCGTTTAGTCTTGATACCTTTTTATCTTTTTATAAATTTATTATCTGGCTTCTCGGAATTTCCTTGTTATATCTAGTTGCTAAACTTCCTTTCCGAAAAGCTACCCTGGCTTTTGTGTCTGGTGCAATGCTCAGTGGTCTACTTGGAATCTGGCAGTTTCTCAACCAATCTTCTTTTGCTACAAAGTGGCTTGGACTTGCCAGTCATGATGCAAATGAATTAGGAACATCAGTAATTGAAGCGGTGGCACCTGATGGATTTGTTGAACGTTGGTTACGAGCCTATGGCAGCCTTGATCATCCAAATATCTTTGGCGGAGTGATGGCAATTACATTAATTTTAGCTTCTTGGCTATGGCTATTTCGAAAAGATGCAAAAAATAAATTTGAGGGCGGGATTTTAATTATCTCTATTGCCGTCTTAACAGCCGGAACAATCGTCTCTTTTTCTCGGGCGTCCTGGATTGCCGCCGGGCTTGGTCTCGTTGTTACGCTGATATATTATTTTTTAAATAAAAATAAACACTGGGTAGATTTATTTGCTTGGTTAGCAGCCATTGGAATAGTTCTCTTTCTGATCACGACTCAATATAGCTATCTTTTAACTCCACGAATATCAGGTGATACCAGATTAGAACAAATTTCAATTGCTGAACGGCTTGATGGTGTTGATTCAAGCAAAACTTTATTTTTCAAAAAACCAATGGTTGGTTTTGGAATTAGCACCTACACCTTGGCGCTTAAAGAAATTAATCCAAAAAAATTAAGTTGGTTTTATCAGCCAGTCCACAATAGCCTTGCCTTATTATTGGTTGAAATTGGTGCCATTGGAGTGCTCTTATTACTACTAAGCATTATCTCTTTCCTTATCTATGTTTTTAAACAGAGCGCTTCTAAGCATCGCTGGTTAATCATAGCTCTATCAATAGCATTGCTGGTTATTGCAGTATTTGAACATTGGCTATTTAGTTTACATTTTGGCATAGTATTTTCTGCGACGGTTTTGGGTCTCATAGCTTCAGGTCAAAAAAGCAAAGCTTTGACAGAATGA
- a CDS encoding DNA recombination protein RmuC, with protein MERLSGLNEQNREMRKILDEKLSETHAAHSRQFGETTKIIQAISGQSAKLISDVTEKLTKLDETNRQVVNFSGQLQSLQDILKNPKQRGVLGEYYLETLLKNVMPAGSYQMQFGFPDGTIVDAAVFVKDKIIPIDSKFSLENYNRISETNDPVEKERFEKIFLSDLKNRIIETSKYIQPEKGTMDFAFMFIPHEAIYYDLIINKIGAVTEETENLIQRAASKYKVIIVSPTSFLAYLQTVLQGLRAMHIEETAITIRANVEKLSQHLTVYNTYMQKLGTSMSTTVNHFNSAYKEFKKVDKDVIKITGLESSIDAIEVEKPLLEND; from the coding sequence ATGGAACGGCTCAGTGGCTTGAATGAACAAAATCGTGAAATGCGAAAAATCCTTGATGAAAAACTTTCCGAAACTCATGCTGCTCATAGTCGGCAATTTGGAGAAACAACTAAAATTATTCAAGCCATCAGTGGTCAATCAGCCAAACTCATTTCTGATGTAACTGAGAAGCTTACTAAACTTGATGAAACTAATCGTCAGGTTGTGAATTTTTCTGGTCAGTTACAAAGCCTTCAAGATATTTTAAAAAATCCAAAACAACGAGGTGTACTCGGAGAATACTATTTGGAAACATTATTAAAAAATGTTATGCCCGCTGGTAGTTATCAAATGCAGTTTGGTTTTCCTGATGGCACGATTGTTGATGCAGCAGTTTTTGTGAAAGATAAAATCATTCCCATTGACTCAAAATTTTCTTTGGAAAATTATAATCGTATTAGTGAGACAAATGACCCAGTTGAAAAAGAACGCTTCGAAAAAATATTTTTAAGTGATTTAAAAAATCGAATTATTGAAACCTCAAAATATATTCAACCGGAAAAAGGAACTATGGATTTTGCCTTTATGTTTATTCCGCATGAAGCAATTTACTATGATTTAATTATTAACAAAATTGGAGCTGTCACTGAGGAAACAGAAAATTTAATTCAACGAGCTGCTAGTAAGTATAAAGTTATTATTGTTTCACCAACTTCTTTCTTAGCCTACTTACAAACAGTCTTGCAAGGGTTACGAGCCATGCACATTGAAGAAACTGCCATCACGATTCGCGCTAATGTTGAAAAATTAAGTCAGCATTTGACTGTCTATAATACCTACATGCAAAAATTGGGTACCAGTATGTCAACTACAGTTAACCACTTTAATAGTGCCTACAAAGAATTTAAAAAAGTTGATAAAGATGTAATTAAAATTACCGGCTTGGAATCTTCAATTGATGCCATAGAAGTTGAAAAGCCTTTGTTAGAAAATGATTAA
- a CDS encoding helix-turn-helix transcriptional regulator yields the protein MNKKNNDILADIKSHKKFLEYSNNTGVRLRLAVEVFNARERLGLNQQQLAMKLGSTQKVVSRIENGEVNIGIEFLNRLKIALNFSTEVLSRVFNLEMPAILQVQFVARDSSMEDSIHNTSKKCLTVTNSTVNLSIINK from the coding sequence ATGAATAAAAAAAATAATGATATATTGGCTGATATTAAAAGTCATAAGAAGTTTTTAGAATATTCTAATAATACTGGAGTAAGATTAAGATTGGCAGTTGAAGTATTTAATGCAAGAGAAAGATTGGGTCTTAATCAGCAGCAGTTGGCTATGAAACTTGGATCAACACAGAAAGTAGTATCAAGAATAGAGAATGGGGAGGTTAATATAGGAATCGAGTTTTTGAATAGATTAAAAATAGCTTTAAATTTTAGTACAGAAGTTTTATCTCGGGTGTTTAATTTAGAAATGCCCGCTATTCTTCAGGTGCAATTTGTTGCACGTGATAGTAGTATGGAGGATAGTATTCATAACACTTCAAAAAAATGCTTAACAGTTACAAATAGCACTGTTAATTTAAGTATAATTAATAAATAA
- a CDS encoding topoisomerase DNA-binding C4 zinc finger domain-containing protein, with product MDEKMKALTEKHKDDVCEKCESPMVIKTGRFGPFLGCSNYPKCKNIKNLNVSEGPTIKCPKCKEGNIVQKRSRRGIFYACDRYPDCKTAFNSKPTGDMCPDCGAPLVEGKDTPKCSAKGCEYGK from the coding sequence ATGGATGAGAAAATGAAAGCTTTAACTGAAAAACACAAAGATGATGTTTGTGAGAAATGTGAAAGTCCAATGGTGATTAAAACTGGTCGCTTTGGACCATTTCTTGGCTGTAGTAATTATCCAAAATGTAAAAATATTAAAAATCTAAATGTCAGCGAAGGACCGACCATTAAATGTCCGAAATGCAAAGAAGGGAATATAGTTCAAAAACGCAGTCGACGCGGAATCTTCTATGCCTGTGATCGCTACCCTGATTGCAAAACAGCTTTTAACTCAAAACCTACAGGCGATATGTGCCCTGATTGTGGAGCACCATTAGTTGAAGGGAAAGACACACCTAAATGTAGTGCTAAAGGGTGTGAGTATGGGAAGTAG
- the topA gene encoding type I DNA topoisomerase codes for MKLVIVESPTKAKTIAKFLGKDFAVESSFGHIRDLPKSKLGIDVEHDFMPQYIIPTKAKKTVTKLKKLADKATEVILASDEDREGEAIAWHLAEALKLSTDKTQRIVFHEITREAIEEALAHPRTIDDKLVNAQQARRILDRLVGYELSPFLWKKVARGLSAGRVQSVAVRLIVEREREIEAFKTDEYWSLTADLITPDKQEFSAELNKLDGKALDKLEIKNDETANALVTELSKEKYTVQSVEKKRAKKTAPAPFTTSSLQQTANRMLGFSAKQTMMLAQQLYEGIELGSEGSVGLITYMRTDSLNLSQKFLDEAREHLTSTLGKEYALSEARRFKTKSKGAQEAHEAIRPSEVTRTPDNLKEYLAPNQLKLYRLIWQRAVASQMPPAELDQVAIDVTAGRAEFRATGQTIFFPGYLQIYPEKSQETLLPDVQEKEIVDLKELKPEQHFTKPPARYSDATLVKELEKFGIGRPSTYAPTISTIEARNYVNRDENKRLKPTDIAGIVIDLLIAHFPKIVDLEFTAKLENDLDEIAEGAKEWQPVLNEFYGPFHANLTAKYDEVSKDDVMPEKMSDEKCEKCGSPMVIKTGRFGPFLGCSNFPECKNIKSMTKTHRKWMRK; via the coding sequence ATGAAACTAGTAATCGTTGAGTCACCTACCAAAGCCAAAACTATTGCCAAATTTCTTGGTAAAGATTTTGCTGTAGAATCTTCTTTTGGTCATATTCGTGATTTACCAAAATCAAAATTAGGCATTGATGTTGAGCATGACTTTATGCCTCAATATATTATTCCAACCAAGGCAAAAAAAACCGTTACTAAATTAAAGAAGTTGGCAGATAAGGCCACTGAAGTAATTCTAGCCTCTGATGAAGACCGCGAAGGAGAAGCTATTGCTTGGCACTTAGCGGAAGCACTTAAATTATCGACTGATAAAACTCAACGAATTGTTTTTCATGAAATTACACGAGAAGCTATTGAAGAAGCCTTAGCTCATCCACGGACGATTGATGACAAATTAGTTAATGCGCAACAAGCTCGTCGAATATTGGATCGATTAGTTGGCTATGAACTTTCTCCATTTCTATGGAAAAAAGTTGCACGTGGTTTATCAGCCGGACGTGTGCAATCTGTCGCTGTTCGATTAATTGTAGAGCGTGAACGAGAAATTGAGGCTTTTAAAACTGATGAATACTGGAGCCTAACTGCAGATTTAATTACACCAGATAAACAAGAGTTTAGCGCTGAGCTTAATAAACTTGACGGCAAGGCTCTTGATAAATTAGAAATAAAAAATGATGAAACCGCTAACGCCCTAGTAACCGAATTAAGCAAAGAAAAATATACAGTCCAAAGCGTTGAAAAAAAGCGAGCAAAAAAAACAGCCCCTGCTCCTTTTACAACTTCAAGTCTACAGCAAACCGCCAACCGCATGCTTGGTTTTTCCGCCAAACAAACAATGATGTTGGCTCAACAATTATATGAAGGTATTGAACTGGGTAGCGAAGGCAGTGTTGGTTTGATTACCTACATGCGAACTGATTCACTAAATCTATCACAAAAATTTCTTGATGAAGCACGCGAACATTTAACTTCTACTCTTGGCAAAGAATATGCATTAAGTGAAGCTCGTCGTTTTAAAACAAAATCAAAAGGCGCTCAAGAAGCCCACGAAGCAATTCGTCCTTCTGAAGTTACGCGCACTCCAGATAATCTAAAAGAATACTTAGCACCCAATCAATTAAAACTCTATCGTTTAATTTGGCAACGAGCTGTGGCCAGTCAAATGCCACCAGCTGAATTAGATCAAGTGGCAATTGATGTTACAGCCGGACGCGCTGAATTTCGTGCTACCGGTCAAACAATTTTCTTTCCTGGTTACTTACAAATTTATCCTGAAAAAAGTCAGGAAACACTATTACCAGATGTACAAGAAAAAGAAATTGTTGATTTGAAAGAACTTAAACCAGAGCAACATTTTACCAAACCACCAGCCCGCTACAGTGATGCAACCTTGGTTAAAGAATTAGAAAAATTTGGTATTGGACGACCTTCAACCTATGCTCCAACTATCAGTACGATTGAAGCGAGAAATTATGTTAACCGTGATGAAAATAAACGATTAAAACCAACTGACATTGCCGGAATTGTCATTGATTTACTAATTGCTCATTTTCCAAAGATTGTTGATCTAGAATTTACCGCGAAACTTGAAAATGATTTAGATGAAATTGCTGAAGGTGCTAAAGAATGGCAACCAGTTCTTAATGAGTTCTATGGTCCGTTTCATGCTAACCTCACAGCTAAATATGATGAGGTTAGTAAAGATGATGTCATGCCAGAAAAAATGTCTGATGAGAAATGTGAGAAATGTGGTAGTCCAATGGTGATTAAAACTGGTCGCTTTGGTCCGTTTCTTGGTTGTAGCAATTTCCCAGAATGTAAAAATATAAAATCAATGACAAAAACTCACCGGAAATGGATGAGAAAATGA
- the dprA gene encoding DNA-protecting protein DprA encodes MQEKHFLLALSQCPTLSPSRLKRLRGFFNSWEKIWNASETNLLKSGMQAIEVTELINFRKTFEIEKYLDQLESLRIEFITTDELLYPKLLLHIHNPPLVLYYRGNLEIFDQPSIAVVGPRQASFYGKQVVKKIISELTQAGFLIISGLALGIDTEAHQVTLDNNGKTAAVLGTGLDTIYPSINKSLAEEIIKDGCLLSEFPPDTPPLKNNFPRRNRIIAGLAQATLVIEASEKSGALITARFALAENREVMAVPGSIFSPSSQGTNNLIKLGAWPITETQDIFSILGMNVTLDQTPTATKLQASEKEEEILKFLEFEPRHINELVELTQLDMSTINSRLTIMEINGLVKNIGNMQYIRIL; translated from the coding sequence ATGCAAGAAAAACATTTTCTTCTGGCTCTCAGTCAATGTCCAACATTAAGTCCCTCTCGCCTTAAACGCTTGAGGGGCTTTTTTAATAGTTGGGAAAAGATTTGGAATGCTTCGGAAACAAATTTATTAAAATCAGGAATGCAAGCCATAGAAGTTACTGAACTGATTAATTTCCGAAAAACGTTTGAGATAGAAAAATATCTTGATCAACTTGAAAGTTTGCGGATTGAATTTATTACAACCGACGAACTCCTATATCCAAAATTACTACTGCACATTCATAACCCTCCACTCGTATTATATTATCGTGGAAATTTAGAAATTTTTGATCAGCCATCAATCGCCGTGGTTGGTCCACGACAAGCTAGTTTTTATGGCAAACAAGTTGTAAAAAAAATTATTAGTGAACTTACACAAGCTGGCTTCCTTATTATAAGCGGACTAGCACTAGGTATTGATACTGAGGCTCATCAAGTAACTTTAGACAATAATGGAAAAACGGCGGCTGTTCTTGGCACTGGATTGGATACTATTTATCCTTCAATCAATAAAAGTTTAGCAGAAGAAATTATTAAAGATGGTTGCTTGTTATCCGAATTTCCACCAGATACACCTCCGCTAAAAAATAATTTTCCAAGACGTAATCGGATAATTGCTGGGCTAGCTCAGGCAACTCTCGTTATTGAAGCTTCAGAAAAATCAGGAGCCTTAATTACCGCTCGCTTTGCCCTGGCTGAAAATCGAGAAGTAATGGCAGTTCCCGGATCCATTTTTTCACCTTCATCCCAAGGAACAAATAACCTTATTAAACTTGGAGCCTGGCCGATTACCGAAACTCAGGACATTTTTTCTATATTAGGAATGAATGTAACTCTAGATCAAACACCAACTGCAACCAAACTTCAGGCTTCAGAAAAAGAAGAAGAAATTTTAAAATTTTTAGAATTTGAACCGCGTCATATTAATGAGCTAGTAGAGCTGACTCAACTTGACATGAGTACAATAAACAGTAGACTGACTATTATGGAAATAAATGGCCTCGTCAAAAATATTGGAAATATGCAGTATATTCGTATTTTATAG
- a CDS encoding DUF3800 domain-containing protein, with protein MQLFIDESRSWGKQDRYFVIAMFIPLKPKRIKNLVKNFCASYNINEVKTSRLEFPEKTTLINKLNKNKDYSISYIVLDKLQVTSKRLLEDGNLCFNFLLSFLLKKTIKEASQDIEIFIDNRNTKVSSSNSLEDYIKIKAYFQWKFSYTIKIHYRDSRKVKLIQMADLIANAIYAKYNWRKDHFYSQLSITESIKFPVDKFGDSNI; from the coding sequence ATGCAGTTATTTATTGATGAATCAAGATCATGGGGAAAACAAGACCGTTATTTTGTTATTGCTATGTTTATTCCTTTAAAACCAAAACGAATAAAAAATCTAGTAAAGAATTTTTGTGCTTCTTATAATATTAATGAAGTAAAGACGAGTCGCTTAGAATTTCCAGAGAAAACAACTTTAATAAACAAACTAAACAAAAATAAAGATTATAGTATTTCTTATATAGTCTTAGACAAACTACAGGTAACAAGTAAACGCCTCTTAGAAGATGGAAATCTTTGTTTTAACTTTCTTCTTTCTTTTCTTTTAAAGAAAACAATAAAAGAAGCTTCCCAAGATATAGAAATTTTTATAGACAATCGAAATACCAAAGTAAGTTCTTCAAACTCACTCGAAGATTATATAAAAATCAAAGCATATTTCCAATGGAAGTTCTCATACACAATTAAGATTCACTACAGAGACTCCAGAAAAGTAAAGCTAATTCAGATGGCTGATCTTATAGCTAACGCAATTTATGCAAAATATAATTGGAGAAAAGACCACTTTTATTCCCAACTTTCAATCACAGAATCAATCAAATTCCCCGTTGACAAGTTCGGAGATTCTAATATATAA
- a CDS encoding nucleoside triphosphate pyrophosphohydrolase family protein — MELNEYQAKAFATANYPSIGASYVYPALGLAGEAGEVVEKVKKIFRNHNGVVTDEYRDLIKKELGDVLWYMAVLSQEFDFKLEDVAKLNIEKLASRAKRGALHSDGDNR; from the coding sequence ATGGAACTTAATGAGTATCAAGCTAAAGCCTTTGCCACGGCTAATTATCCATCGATTGGAGCCAGTTATGTTTATCCGGCTTTAGGTTTAGCGGGGGAGGCTGGTGAGGTAGTTGAAAAAGTGAAAAAGATTTTTCGTAATCATAATGGAGTGGTTACAGATGAGTATCGTGATCTAATAAAAAAGGAATTAGGTGATGTATTGTGGTATATGGCGGTTTTGTCTCAAGAATTTGATTTTAAACTTGAGGATGTTGCTAAGCTGAATATAGAAAAACTAGCCTCGCGTGCGAAACGGGGAGCGTTACATAGTGACGGCGATAATCGCTAA
- a CDS encoding FAD-dependent oxidoreductase, translated as MDYDLIIIGSGAAGMTAGIYASRYQLKNVIIGDLVGGLTTEAHKIYNWPGDPGISGFELTKKMADHVRQSEGEIISDVVIDIEQQPDASFIVKTKAGKNFTAKRILFTSGTKHRKLNVPREDELLGKGVAYCATCDGPFFKGRDVIMVGGGNSVISAALYLADVAAKVYVVCRGVALKGEPVWRDELIKRSNVSILYETNIIGFVGQDKLEAVTLDKPFLDSTELKADGLFVEIGLIPQSEIFKKLGGEVDQFGYIKVKPDMSTNLKNVYAAGDSTDASNNFHQIVTACSEGAVAADAIYKSLSVN; from the coding sequence ATGGATTACGATTTGATAATTATTGGTTCGGGTGCAGCTGGAATGACAGCGGGAATTTATGCTTCTCGTTACCAGTTAAAAAATGTTATTATCGGAGACTTAGTTGGCGGATTAACGACTGAGGCTCATAAGATTTATAATTGGCCAGGCGATCCAGGAATTTCTGGATTTGAGTTAACAAAAAAAATGGCTGATCATGTTCGTCAGTCAGAAGGGGAAATTATTTCTGATGTGGTTATTGATATTGAACAACAACCAGATGCTAGTTTTATAGTAAAAACCAAAGCTGGAAAAAATTTTACTGCCAAGCGAATTTTATTTACTTCTGGAACTAAACATAGAAAATTGAACGTACCTCGTGAAGACGAATTACTTGGAAAAGGAGTTGCCTATTGTGCTACCTGTGATGGCCCATTTTTTAAAGGCAGGGATGTTATTATGGTCGGTGGAGGAAATAGTGTTATCTCCGCAGCTCTTTACTTAGCAGATGTGGCTGCCAAGGTGTATGTTGTCTGTCGTGGAGTAGCCTTAAAAGGGGAGCCAGTGTGGCGTGATGAATTAATCAAACGAAGTAATGTTTCAATATTATATGAAACAAATATTATAGGTTTTGTTGGCCAAGATAAACTTGAAGCAGTGACACTTGATAAACCATTTTTAGATAGTACTGAATTAAAAGCTGATGGACTGTTTGTTGAAATTGGTTTGATCCCGCAAAGTGAAATATTTAAAAAATTAGGTGGAGAAGTTGATCAATTTGGTTATATTAAAGTTAAGCCAGATATGTCGACAAATCTTAAGAATGTCTATGCGGCCGGGGACTCAACTGATGCTTCTAATAACTTTCATCAAATAGTCACTGCCTGTAGTGAAGGCGCAGTGGCGGCTGATGCTATTTATAAATCACTCTCCGTTAATTAA
- a CDS encoding PilT/PilU family type 4a pilus ATPase codes for MILRDYFKIAIDNKASDIHLIARALPSLRINGRLQSIGDELLDNDFLSSEIEKLISPEQWKKFIEIREHDFSYEFFGKRFRVNLHFQREQIGLSARLISELSPNPGALGFTDAMYNLTRLRDGLILVTGPSGSGKSTTLAAMINIINQERDAHIITIEDPIEYVFENKKCLIEQREFGSDTLSFADALKYSLRQDPNIIMVGEMRDPETIAAALTAAETGHLVLSTLHTPTSADTIFRIVDSFPPYQQQQVLNQLAAILRGVIGQQLLPKRGGGVVAAFEILLNNQATANLIRRSQIGQLMSIIQTSAKDGMIPMNKYIDRLVDQGLVEAEVAETRKRNLETQASYT; via the coding sequence ATGATACTGCGTGATTATTTTAAAATAGCCATTGATAATAAAGCTTCTGATATTCATTTAATTGCTCGTGCTTTGCCGTCTTTACGCATAAATGGACGTTTACAGAGTATTGGTGATGAACTATTAGACAATGATTTTTTATCATCGGAAATAGAAAAGTTAATTTCACCTGAGCAATGGAAGAAATTTATTGAAATCAGGGAGCATGATTTTTCCTATGAATTTTTTGGCAAGCGTTTTCGTGTTAATCTTCATTTTCAAAGAGAGCAAATTGGTTTATCAGCTCGTTTAATTTCTGAACTTTCGCCAAACCCGGGAGCCCTGGGTTTTACTGATGCCATGTATAATCTTACCCGCTTACGAGATGGTTTAATTTTAGTTACTGGTCCTTCGGGTAGTGGTAAATCAACAACCTTAGCGGCTATGATCAATATTATTAATCAAGAACGTGATGCTCATATTATTACCATTGAAGATCCGATTGAATATGTATTTGAAAATAAAAAATGTTTAATTGAGCAACGTGAATTTGGAAGTGACACGTTAAGTTTTGCTGATGCTTTGAAATATTCGTTGCGTCAAGATCCAAATATTATTATGGTAGGAGAAATGCGAGATCCAGAAACAATCGCTGCCGCTCTTACAGCAGCTGAAACCGGCCACCTTGTGCTTTCAACATTACATACCCCAACTTCCGCTGATACAATTTTTCGTATTGTTGACTCTTTCCCTCCCTATCAACAACAGCAAGTTCTAAATCAACTGGCTGCTATTTTACGTGGTGTTATTGGTCAGCAGCTTTTACCAAAACGCGGTGGTGGTGTGGTAGCAGCTTTTGAAATATTATTAAACAACCAAGCTACTGCCAACTTAATTCGTCGTAGTCAGATTGGACAGTTAATGTCGATTATTCAAACCAGCGCAAAAGATGGCATGATACCAATGAATAAATATATTGATCGTTTAGTTGATCAAGGATTAGTTGAAGCTGAGGTAGCGGAAACTAGAAAACGTAATTTAGAAACTCAAGCTAGTTATACGTAA